The Paenibacillus sp. YPG26 genome includes a window with the following:
- a CDS encoding MFS transporter encodes MKSTVSLRTFNFLYFALLAVFIPFLPVYLSEQGLNPAQIGFVVGSGGFITIIAQPLWGMISDRTKTIRKVLLLLLIFSTLLGYLLYDSSSYTLLITYAMLLYFFLMPIDPLTESLNFRVGEAAGVSYGSIRTYGALGYAVMSLAAGYIMTGYGAHSLAYLFVFIGVLGFVISLIMPDAPVAGKPVTLASLKTFLGNRETLLFLVLVFISSVPARMNDTFLGVYIRELGGNAELVGQAWFLAAGSEIIVFALSFWWLRKGQELMIISIAGAFYFLRFFISAWVTDPHLLVLLQALQIVTFPIFYSAAIQYLYRIAPVEWRATSQTVLALLFFGVSGIISSYAGGALYEAYGGKFLFLTISVMSFTGMLFGLVLNRIYRTRQRSEE; translated from the coding sequence ATGAAATCAACTGTATCTTTACGCACATTTAACTTTCTGTATTTTGCTCTATTAGCCGTATTTATTCCCTTCCTGCCCGTGTATCTTAGCGAGCAAGGACTGAATCCCGCACAAATCGGCTTTGTGGTTGGCAGCGGCGGCTTCATCACCATCATCGCCCAGCCTCTATGGGGAATGATCAGCGACAGGACCAAGACCATCCGCAAGGTGCTCTTGCTGCTGCTGATATTCTCCACTCTGCTTGGCTATCTGCTCTATGACTCTTCAAGCTATACGCTGCTGATCACCTATGCCATGCTGCTCTACTTCTTCCTGATGCCAATCGATCCGCTTACTGAAAGCCTGAACTTCAGAGTAGGCGAGGCAGCAGGAGTAAGCTATGGATCTATCCGGACATATGGAGCACTGGGCTATGCCGTCATGTCGCTTGCAGCCGGGTATATCATGACAGGCTACGGGGCTCACAGCCTGGCCTATCTCTTCGTCTTTATCGGCGTTCTGGGCTTCGTAATCAGTCTAATCATGCCAGATGCGCCTGTTGCGGGCAAGCCCGTCACACTCGCAAGTCTTAAGACATTTCTCGGCAACCGGGAGACCCTGCTCTTCCTGGTTCTCGTGTTCATCAGCTCGGTACCTGCGAGAATGAATGACACTTTCCTGGGCGTATACATCCGGGAGCTCGGTGGAAATGCCGAATTAGTGGGCCAGGCCTGGTTCCTCGCCGCCGGCAGCGAAATTATTGTATTCGCGCTCAGCTTCTGGTGGCTGCGCAAGGGACAGGAGCTCATGATCATCTCCATTGCAGGTGCGTTCTACTTTCTTCGATTCTTCATCTCGGCTTGGGTCACCGACCCGCATCTGCTTGTCTTGCTGCAGGCACTGCAGATCGTTACCTTTCCTATATTCTATTCGGCAGCGATTCAATATCTATACCGGATAGCTCCTGTAGAATGGCGTGCGACAAGCCAAACCGTGCTGGCTCTGCTCTTCTTCGGAGTGTCAGGTATTATCTCCTCTTACGCCGGGGGAGCGCTGTATGAAGCCTATGGCGGCAAGTTTCTCTTCCTGACCATCTCGGTCATGTCCTTCACCGGAATGCTGTTCGGGCTCGTGCTGAACCGGATCTACAGAACAAGGCAGCGGTCTGAAGAATGA